In the Candidatus Saccharibacteria bacterium oral taxon 488 genome, one interval contains:
- the def gene encoding peptide deformylase yields the protein MTKDDIIALPNPHLRQKSAKIHVITDEVRQLSANMIAAALDWEDSRPHEISAALAAIQVDHLERVIIVRSDFDDKATREFTTLINPEIVKYEGEIVADFEGCLSVKHVYGKVPRHSKIRVKALDLDGNEIRLKAEGFLARVIQHEIDHTNGVVFIDHIRDQHDAFYTLDDSGELQPLDYEADIKDNAQLWG from the coding sequence ATGACTAAAGACGATATTATTGCCCTACCAAATCCGCATCTCCGCCAAAAATCAGCTAAAATTCACGTCATCACCGACGAGGTGCGCCAGTTATCAGCCAATATGATCGCGGCCGCTCTTGACTGGGAAGATTCTCGTCCCCACGAGATCAGCGCTGCCCTCGCCGCCATCCAGGTTGATCATCTCGAGCGCGTCATCATCGTCCGCAGCGACTTTGACGACAAAGCTACTCGCGAATTCACCACCCTGATCAATCCTGAAATTGTCAAATACGAGGGAGAAATTGTCGCCGATTTCGAAGGCTGCCTCAGCGTCAAGCACGTCTACGGCAAAGTTCCCCGCCATTCTAAAATCCGCGTCAAGGCTCTTGACCTCGACGGCAACGAGATTCGCCTCAAGGCCGAAGGCTTCCTCGCCCGTGTTATCCAGCACGAGATCGATCACACCAACGGCGTCGTCTTTATCGACCATATCCGCGACCAACACGACGCTTTTTACACGCTTGATGATTCTGGTGAATTACAGCCGCTTGATTACGAAGCCGACATCAAAGATAATGCTCAGCTGTGGGGCTAA
- the priA gene encoding primosomal protein N', which produces MYYYLVSPIKIIRADAHSFTYAHPERLPVGALVVIEVGSAQCVGIIMSAVVKPEFTVKEIVQILDDAPVPLPLIQTALWMSSYYHTHLATVWQTILPRGLTKKRRHIPARAASPQASQPPTTALTPDQRAAITAIDDMLPGSALLHGVTGSGKTRVYIELARRLMDEGLSSIILVPEIALTSQLVTEFARYFDNIVLTHSRQTEAERHVTWQHVINSRDPPIVIGPRSALFMPVQQLGLIVIDECHEPSFKQEQSPRYSALRTAAILARQHEAKLVLGSATPTISDYFLAKTAGRPIITMPTPARSDAVKPRVSLIDMTKRTNFTQHFFLSDQLLTAITGSLNAGHQALVFHNRRGTAAITLCEQCGWNAGCPRCFVPLTLHADQHQLLCHICGFRASVPTSCPECHHADIIHKGLGTKRIEAELRKLFPTSTIARFDADTTADDAADKRYDELKNGSIDIIIGTQVIAKGLDLPHLRTVGVVQADAGLTLPDFSSSERTFQLLAQVVGRVGRSHHATDVIIQTFQPDHPAIRDGLAQNYTDFYARTIARRRATDFPPFTYLLKLTCVYKTEAAAIRNAKKLAQTLQAAAPTDVRILGPTPAFYERVRDTYRWQLILKSPRRSDLVSLLDLVPPAHWQAELDPTSLL; this is translated from the coding sequence ATGTACTACTATTTAGTATCACCGATCAAGATCATTCGTGCCGATGCGCATTCGTTTACCTATGCACACCCCGAGCGGCTGCCAGTCGGTGCGCTGGTCGTTATAGAAGTTGGCTCAGCTCAGTGCGTCGGCATCATTATGTCGGCAGTCGTCAAGCCCGAGTTTACGGTTAAAGAAATTGTCCAGATTTTAGATGACGCTCCCGTGCCGCTACCGCTCATCCAGACGGCTCTGTGGATGAGCAGCTATTATCATACGCATCTCGCAACCGTCTGGCAAACCATCCTGCCACGCGGTTTAACGAAGAAGCGCCGCCACATACCCGCACGCGCCGCCAGTCCGCAGGCCTCACAACCACCGACAACAGCACTCACGCCCGACCAGAGGGCCGCCATCACCGCCATTGACGACATGCTCCCTGGTAGCGCGCTGCTACATGGCGTGACCGGATCTGGCAAGACGCGTGTCTATATTGAACTCGCCCGGCGGCTGATGGACGAGGGCTTGTCGTCAATTATTTTGGTGCCAGAAATCGCCCTCACCTCACAGCTCGTTACCGAATTTGCGAGGTATTTCGACAATATCGTCCTCACCCACTCGCGCCAGACCGAAGCCGAGCGGCACGTGACTTGGCAACATGTTATCAATTCACGCGACCCACCCATCGTCATTGGCCCTCGATCAGCCCTGTTCATGCCCGTCCAGCAACTGGGCCTCATCGTCATTGATGAATGTCACGAACCCAGCTTCAAGCAGGAGCAATCGCCCCGCTACTCAGCGCTGCGCACTGCGGCCATTCTCGCTCGCCAGCACGAAGCCAAGCTCGTTCTCGGCAGCGCCACCCCTACGATCAGCGATTATTTTCTGGCAAAAACCGCTGGCCGGCCCATCATAACCATGCCCACACCCGCCCGTTCAGACGCCGTTAAACCGCGCGTCTCGCTGATCGACATGACCAAGCGTACGAACTTTACTCAGCATTTCTTTCTCTCTGATCAACTACTCACGGCTATCACTGGCTCGCTCAATGCCGGTCATCAAGCCCTCGTTTTTCACAATCGCCGCGGCACCGCCGCTATCACCCTATGCGAACAATGCGGCTGGAACGCCGGCTGTCCGCGCTGTTTTGTGCCACTCACCCTCCACGCCGACCAGCACCAGCTCCTCTGTCATATCTGCGGCTTCAGGGCGTCCGTCCCTACCAGCTGTCCCGAGTGTCATCATGCCGATATCATTCATAAAGGCCTCGGCACCAAGCGCATCGAAGCGGAATTACGCAAGCTCTTTCCCACAAGCACCATCGCCCGCTTTGATGCCGACACGACCGCCGACGATGCGGCCGACAAGCGCTACGACGAGCTCAAAAACGGTTCAATTGACATCATCATCGGCACCCAAGTGATCGCCAAGGGCCTCGACCTACCGCACCTACGCACTGTTGGTGTCGTCCAAGCTGACGCTGGATTGACGCTGCCTGACTTTTCCTCAAGCGAGCGCACCTTCCAGCTGCTGGCCCAAGTCGTTGGCCGCGTTGGCCGCTCTCATCACGCCACCGACGTCATCATCCAAACCTTTCAGCCAGACCATCCCGCCATCCGCGATGGGCTTGCCCAAAACTACACTGATTTTTACGCCCGCACTATCGCTCGGCGACGCGCCACCGACTTTCCGCCATTTACCTATCTACTCAAATTAACCTGCGTCTATAAAACCGAAGCCGCCGCCATCCGCAACGCCAAAAAGCTCGCCCAGACACTGCAGGCGGCCGCCCCGACCGACGTCCGCATCCTTGGCCCAACACCGGCATTTTATGAGCGCGTCCGCGACACGTACCGCTGGCAGCTCATTCTCAAAAGCCCGCGCCGCAGCGACCTCGTCAGTCTCCTTGACCTCGTGCCACCGGCTCATTGGCAGGCTGAGCTCGACCCGACCAGCCTCCTCTAA
- a CDS encoding ArsR family transcriptional regulator: MLDIFITSRVRRKIVVVYAKYPDFHTHVRGLAKLIKEDPGNIQRELKRLEKVGFLRSEKQGNSRAYFTNKQFPIFKELQSMVIKSQQHAARPKRGSVDRD; the protein is encoded by the coding sequence ATGCTTGACATTTTTATTACATCACGAGTGAGACGCAAAATCGTAGTTGTGTATGCCAAGTATCCTGATTTTCATACGCACGTACGTGGCCTAGCGAAGCTGATTAAGGAAGATCCCGGTAACATTCAGCGCGAGCTCAAGCGGCTGGAAAAAGTTGGCTTCTTGAGGAGCGAGAAGCAGGGTAATTCGCGGGCATACTTTACGAACAAGCAGTTCCCGATTTTCAAGGAATTACAGAGTATGGTGATTAAGTCGCAGCAACATGCGGCCCGGCCGAAGCGCGGCTCGGTTGATAGAGATTGA
- the recJ gene encoding single-stranded-DNA-specific exonuclease RecJ — MTLFERILTARGLATRSAREAFLQPDYAAVKHDPFLLPDMHKAVARLKQAQKQGEKIVIYGDYDIDGLSATALLLDAFGKFGFEGVDAFIPNRFVEGYGMTMGAVDKVCDMGADLIVTVDTGSLCHAEIAYAASLGIDTVVTDHHNVAETPPPSVAAVNPKFPGHTYPFRDLCGAGVAFKLVQALQTELDGLPDGYEKWLLDLVALGTVCDIVTLADENRANVYWGLEVLKKQQRPGLKALMAVAGIEPEQVNARHLGFGLGPRMNAAGRLETAQHALDMLVAHDGLAALEASEKLEELNAKRRGIQDAIFEEACVQAEELANDRVLVVSSDGWNHGVIGIVASKLVEKYNKPVFIIGERGEEATGSARSFGDFSAADAVRAADDIIIKGGGHGAAAGVTLATEKIGDFRRRVNDFYDSLQLTNQERYLLPRADVEIADFSEIDEELVENLARMEPFGNGNPEPVVKITTASVLSARRMGADGQHVKLTLRDQNGKALQMLAFNAPEAFFCEPGDEVVAWFQPTINEWQGVRTVEGRLVHMALLD; from the coding sequence ATGACCTTATTTGAGCGGATTTTGACGGCGCGGGGTCTCGCGACGCGGTCAGCACGCGAGGCTTTTTTGCAGCCGGATTATGCAGCGGTGAAACATGATCCATTTTTGCTGCCGGACATGCATAAGGCGGTGGCGCGGCTGAAACAAGCGCAGAAGCAGGGCGAAAAAATCGTCATTTACGGTGATTATGACATTGACGGACTGAGCGCCACGGCGCTGCTGCTGGATGCGTTTGGTAAGTTTGGTTTTGAGGGCGTTGACGCTTTCATCCCGAACCGGTTTGTTGAAGGTTATGGTATGACCATGGGCGCGGTGGACAAGGTATGCGACATGGGGGCGGATTTGATCGTGACGGTAGATACCGGTAGTTTGTGCCATGCGGAGATTGCATATGCCGCTAGCTTGGGGATTGATACGGTGGTGACCGATCATCACAATGTTGCTGAGACTCCGCCGCCGAGTGTGGCAGCGGTGAATCCGAAGTTTCCAGGACATACGTATCCATTTCGTGATTTGTGTGGTGCGGGCGTGGCGTTTAAGTTGGTGCAGGCGCTGCAGACTGAATTGGACGGGCTGCCTGATGGCTATGAAAAATGGCTGCTCGATTTGGTGGCGCTAGGGACGGTGTGCGATATCGTGACGTTGGCTGATGAAAATCGAGCGAATGTCTATTGGGGCTTAGAAGTGTTGAAAAAACAACAACGTCCAGGATTGAAAGCGTTGATGGCGGTGGCGGGTATTGAGCCGGAGCAGGTCAATGCCAGGCATTTGGGGTTTGGTTTGGGTCCGCGAATGAATGCAGCGGGCCGGCTGGAGACGGCGCAGCACGCGTTGGACATGCTGGTGGCGCACGATGGGCTGGCGGCACTGGAGGCGAGCGAGAAGTTGGAGGAATTAAATGCTAAGCGGCGCGGTATTCAGGACGCGATTTTTGAGGAAGCATGCGTGCAAGCCGAGGAATTGGCGAATGACCGGGTGCTGGTAGTCAGTAGCGACGGCTGGAATCACGGCGTTATCGGCATCGTGGCGTCGAAACTGGTGGAGAAATATAACAAGCCAGTGTTTATCATTGGCGAACGCGGTGAGGAGGCGACTGGCTCGGCGCGTAGTTTCGGTGATTTTTCAGCGGCGGATGCAGTGCGGGCGGCGGACGACATTATCATCAAAGGCGGCGGGCATGGGGCGGCTGCTGGCGTGACGCTGGCGACTGAAAAGATTGGTGATTTTCGTCGTCGCGTGAATGATTTTTATGATTCGCTGCAACTAACAAACCAAGAGCGATATTTGCTGCCGCGAGCCGACGTGGAAATTGCTGATTTTTCGGAAATTGATGAGGAATTAGTAGAGAATCTGGCAAGAATGGAGCCATTTGGTAATGGTAATCCCGAGCCTGTAGTAAAAATCACTACAGCGAGCGTGTTGAGCGCGCGACGGATGGGCGCGGATGGGCAGCACGTTAAACTGACTTTGCGCGACCAAAATGGCAAGGCGCTGCAAATGCTGGCGTTCAATGCGCCCGAGGCGTTTTTCTGCGAGCCAGGCGACGAGGTGGTAGCGTGGTTTCAGCCAACTATCAACGAATGGCAGGGGGTGCGGACGGTTGAGGGGCGGCTCGTTCACATGGCTTTGTTGGATTGA
- a CDS encoding 30S ribosomal protein S21 — protein MVQVTRKDQKEANENVIRRFNRKVLQSGVLARAKSVMRFAKPISKVERRKKAIIRRERRAEKTARMRMGATR, from the coding sequence ATGGTACAAGTAACACGTAAAGATCAGAAGGAAGCGAACGAGAATGTGATTCGTCGCTTTAATCGCAAGGTGCTGCAGAGCGGTGTCCTTGCGCGGGCAAAGTCGGTGATGCGATTTGCCAAGCCGATTTCCAAGGTTGAGCGCCGCAAGAAAGCGATTATTCGCCGCGAGCGCCGGGCCGAGAAAACAGCCAGGATGCGCATGGGGGCAACGCGTTAA
- a CDS encoding GatB/YqeY domain-containing protein translates to MSALKARIADEMKAALLGRHRFRGDVLRSLKAAILNEEVSLGKRDEGLNDAEVERVVAREVKKRKESAELYRANGRAELAEPEEQEAAILQEFLPKQLSEDEIRAMVEAAVADLGATMQQMGQVIGAVKAKAGNAADGALIAKITKETLAKQ, encoded by the coding sequence ATGTCGGCGCTCAAAGCGCGTATTGCTGATGAGATGAAAGCCGCTCTTCTAGGGCGGCATCGTTTTCGGGGTGACGTCCTGCGTAGTTTGAAGGCGGCAATCCTTAATGAGGAGGTATCGCTCGGTAAGCGCGATGAAGGTCTAAATGATGCAGAAGTCGAGAGGGTAGTTGCCCGCGAAGTTAAAAAGCGCAAAGAAAGTGCCGAGTTATACCGGGCAAATGGCCGGGCAGAACTAGCCGAGCCGGAGGAGCAAGAGGCAGCAATTTTACAGGAATTTTTGCCTAAACAGCTGAGCGAAGATGAGATTCGGGCAATGGTCGAGGCAGCGGTTGCTGATTTGGGTGCGACGATGCAGCAGATGGGTCAGGTGATCGGTGCGGTGAAGGCTAAGGCTGGCAATGCGGCTGACGGCGCCTTGATTGCGAAAATTACCAAAGAAACGCTAGCAAAACAATAA
- a CDS encoding AAA family ATPase, giving the protein MILLFGPPGAGKSMQGQMLAARQGWKWLSTGEMLRRSNDPAVIDILRSGELVSDALIYQVFEQAVQDARDKKYPNIIVDGFPRTKEQAAWLDEYMARMSEKIDTVISLEVPEAEIMRRLEKRGRLEDTPEAIARRMTIYRQKMYPVLGIFAEAGVRIVHLDGVGTAGEVHDRIYEEVAYACQL; this is encoded by the coding sequence ATGATCTTATTGTTTGGGCCGCCGGGGGCTGGTAAAAGTATGCAGGGGCAGATGTTGGCAGCGCGCCAGGGTTGGAAATGGCTATCGACCGGCGAGATGTTGCGCCGAAGTAATGATCCGGCGGTGATTGATATTTTACGCTCGGGCGAGCTGGTGAGCGATGCGTTGATTTACCAAGTGTTTGAGCAGGCGGTGCAGGATGCGCGCGATAAAAAATATCCAAATATCATTGTGGATGGCTTTCCGCGGACGAAAGAACAGGCGGCATGGCTGGATGAGTATATGGCACGGATGAGTGAGAAGATTGATACGGTGATTTCACTGGAAGTGCCGGAGGCGGAAATTATGCGGCGGCTAGAAAAGCGTGGCCGGTTGGAGGATACGCCAGAGGCGATTGCCCGGCGAATGACGATTTATCGGCAAAAAATGTATCCGGTGTTGGGGATTTTTGCTGAGGCAGGCGTTAGGATTGTCCATCTTGACGGTGTCGGGACGGCTGGTGAAGTACATGACCGGATTTATGAAGAGGTGGCGTACGCATGCCAACTTTAA
- the map gene encoding type I methionyl aminopeptidase, producing the protein MPTLITGEKTPQQMKDMRECGRMLATIYDELRQRVTAGMSELDVNEFVAGRIKDFGAEATYLTDEVKFPGVICVSTNEQLVHSFPTDYVFEKGDVVSFDLVIGYRDMKTDSAFTMVIDKEPRGAKKHLLHATEQSLYAGIDAISGEGTRVGDISAGVEAVLKKAKLGIIRELVGHGVGLEMHMSPEIPNYGRRGTGPVLHAGDTIAIEPMASLGGEKIVTEDDGWTISMKDGSLGAHFEHTVLITETGAEILTTL; encoded by the coding sequence ATGCCAACTTTAATTACGGGTGAGAAAACGCCGCAGCAGATGAAGGATATGCGCGAATGCGGGCGGATGTTGGCGACGATTTATGACGAGTTGCGCCAGCGGGTAACGGCTGGTATGAGTGAATTGGATGTCAATGAGTTTGTGGCCGGGCGAATCAAGGATTTTGGTGCGGAGGCGACGTATTTGACGGATGAGGTGAAATTCCCAGGGGTGATTTGCGTGTCGACTAATGAGCAATTGGTGCACTCATTTCCGACAGACTATGTGTTTGAGAAGGGCGATGTAGTGAGCTTTGACCTGGTGATTGGCTACCGCGACATGAAGACCGATAGCGCGTTTACTATGGTGATTGACAAAGAGCCGCGCGGCGCTAAGAAGCATTTGCTGCACGCGACAGAGCAAAGTTTGTATGCGGGAATTGATGCGATTTCCGGTGAGGGAACGCGCGTTGGCGATATTTCGGCTGGCGTGGAAGCGGTATTGAAGAAGGCTAAATTGGGTATCATTCGCGAGCTGGTTGGCCACGGTGTGGGGCTGGAAATGCACATGAGTCCAGAGATTCCAAATTATGGCCGACGCGGTACCGGGCCAGTGCTGCACGCAGGCGACACGATTGCCATCGAGCCGATGGCCAGCCTCGGCGGCGAGAAAATTGTGACTGAGGATGACGGCTGGACGATTAGCATGAAAGACGGCAGTTTGGGTGCACATTTTGAACATACCGTGCTGATCACCGAGACGGGTGCGGAGATTTTGACGACGCTCTAG
- the ftsA gene encoding cell division protein FtsA, whose protein sequence is MQEQSRYVVGIDVGTKTVRCVVGHIGESGLPNIVGVGVSENSGMRKGAVSNLTGPAAAIDKALEAAERMSGHHINAAALSVNGSHILSTKADGMIAVGMSGGEVTDEDVLRIEEVATTGKVPANREILEIVPHAYRLDGQDNIKDPVGMSGTRLELRANVVSGLTPYVANLRRSAEMANVTASSLTPSVLAAARAVLSESQIENGVAVIDIGGSTTGVAVFEEGDLQHVAVIPMGAQNVTNDVAIGLKTDPEIAEAVKLAHARLGGGKAGRVDTKHDKQVYTFEQSEIDEIVEARYEEIFELVAKELKRAGGIGRLPSGVVLVGGGAKVKDLVEFAKNSLGVAAKLGVPAGYAGVSDEANGPEFAAAIGLMLIDGAGAERAEQTHSKVGSVTKKAGGMISRLLARFK, encoded by the coding sequence ATGCAAGAACAATCTCGATATGTGGTAGGAATTGATGTTGGTACGAAGACCGTGCGCTGCGTGGTCGGACATATCGGGGAGTCGGGGCTGCCAAACATTGTTGGTGTCGGCGTGAGTGAAAATAGCGGCATGCGTAAGGGTGCGGTATCGAACTTGACGGGGCCGGCGGCGGCGATTGACAAGGCGCTCGAGGCGGCCGAACGCATGAGCGGTCATCATATTAATGCAGCGGCGCTGAGCGTCAATGGGTCGCATATCTTGAGCACCAAAGCTGATGGTATGATCGCGGTGGGGATGAGTGGCGGTGAAGTGACGGACGAGGATGTGCTGCGGATTGAAGAAGTGGCGACGACCGGGAAGGTGCCGGCTAATCGAGAGATTTTGGAGATTGTGCCGCATGCCTATCGGCTGGACGGACAGGATAACATCAAGGATCCGGTGGGGATGAGCGGGACGCGCCTGGAGCTGCGGGCTAATGTGGTCTCGGGTCTGACGCCGTATGTGGCGAATTTACGCCGCTCGGCCGAGATGGCCAATGTCACTGCCTCGAGCCTAACACCGAGCGTGTTGGCAGCGGCGCGAGCGGTGCTCAGCGAGTCGCAGATTGAGAACGGCGTGGCGGTTATCGACATTGGTGGTAGCACGACCGGTGTGGCCGTGTTTGAAGAGGGCGATTTGCAGCATGTGGCGGTGATCCCGATGGGAGCGCAGAATGTGACAAATGATGTGGCGATTGGGCTAAAGACTGACCCGGAGATCGCTGAGGCAGTCAAATTGGCGCATGCCCGGCTGGGCGGTGGCAAGGCTGGTCGCGTTGATACCAAGCATGACAAACAGGTGTACACATTTGAACAAAGCGAGATTGATGAGATTGTCGAGGCGCGCTACGAGGAGATTTTCGAGCTAGTCGCCAAAGAATTGAAGCGGGCCGGCGGCATTGGACGGCTGCCGAGCGGTGTGGTGCTGGTTGGTGGCGGCGCTAAGGTCAAGGATCTGGTCGAATTTGCGAAAAATAGCCTCGGCGTGGCGGCTAAACTAGGTGTGCCGGCAGGATATGCAGGCGTGAGCGACGAGGCGAATGGGCCGGAGTTTGCGGCGGCAATTGGCCTGATGCTCATTGACGGGGCAGGGGCTGAGCGGGCCGAGCAGACGCATAGCAAGGTAGGTTCGGTGACCAAGAAAGCCGGCGGGATGATTAGTCGATTACTAGCGAGGTTTAAGTAG
- the ftsZ gene encoding cell division protein FtsZ has protein sequence MPQITPSEVQTFASIKVVGVGGAGGSAINRMKDAGLAGVQFIAMNTDAQALHNSKADVKIHLGHTTTNGLGAGADPMVGEAAANESREEIRQALEGADMVFVTIGAGGGTGSGAGHIVAEIAREMDILVVGVATRPFSFEGEKRRVNADWAITHLGRQVDTLITIPNDRLLQTIDRRTPLLETFKIADDVLRQGVQGISELITEHGLINLDFADVKAVMSRAGSALMGIGRADGENRAVQAAQQAIESPLIEVSIDGAKGVLFNVTGGYDMSMAEIQEAAEVITSAVSPDANIIFGATLKPELEDEVIITVIATGFDSETYHDHEVSLTSEASHESETEVDDEVVEGIDLELSEQSGATDFTSEQENNIWDQPAEDEADEDDTPAFLRRRKKNKEE, from the coding sequence ATGCCGCAGATTACACCAAGTGAAGTTCAAACGTTTGCCAGTATCAAAGTTGTCGGTGTCGGTGGAGCTGGTGGTTCGGCCATTAATCGGATGAAAGATGCGGGGCTGGCTGGCGTGCAGTTTATCGCCATGAACACTGACGCTCAGGCGCTGCACAATTCCAAGGCGGATGTCAAGATTCATCTCGGGCACACCACGACTAATGGGTTGGGCGCCGGTGCTGATCCGATGGTTGGTGAGGCGGCGGCTAATGAGTCGCGTGAGGAGATTCGCCAGGCGCTTGAGGGTGCGGACATGGTGTTTGTGACGATTGGTGCTGGTGGCGGCACCGGATCGGGCGCTGGGCATATCGTGGCGGAGATCGCTCGCGAGATGGACATCCTGGTGGTTGGCGTGGCGACGCGGCCGTTTAGTTTTGAAGGCGAGAAGCGTCGGGTGAATGCAGACTGGGCAATTACTCACTTGGGCCGACAGGTTGATACTTTGATTACTATTCCGAATGACCGATTGCTGCAGACGATTGATCGGCGGACGCCGCTGCTCGAGACGTTCAAGATTGCTGATGACGTGCTGCGCCAAGGTGTGCAGGGTATTTCTGAGCTGATTACCGAGCATGGTTTGATTAATCTCGACTTTGCTGATGTCAAGGCGGTGATGAGTCGGGCTGGTTCGGCGCTGATGGGGATCGGTCGGGCCGATGGCGAGAACCGTGCGGTGCAGGCCGCTCAGCAAGCGATCGAGAGTCCACTGATCGAGGTGTCGATTGACGGTGCAAAGGGCGTGTTGTTTAACGTGACCGGTGGCTATGACATGAGCATGGCAGAGATTCAGGAGGCGGCTGAGGTAATTACCAGCGCGGTCAGTCCTGATGCCAATATTATCTTTGGAGCGACGCTCAAGCCAGAACTTGAAGACGAGGTGATTATCACGGTTATCGCCACCGGGTTCGATAGTGAAACCTATCATGATCACGAGGTGAGTTTGACGAGTGAAGCATCGCATGAATCAGAGACTGAAGTTGATGATGAGGTGGTTGAAGGGATTGATCTGGAGCTCAGTGAGCAGAGCGGAGCGACGGACTTTACGTCTGAGCAGGAAAATAACATCTGGGATCAGCCAGCTGAGGATGAGGCGGACGAAGATGATACGCCAGCCTTCCTTCGCCGCCGCAAAAAGAACAAGGAGGAATAA
- the nrdR gene encoding transcriptional repressor NrdR, with translation MSGFNIGDSRVIESREVSDGVAIRRRRETPDGRRFTTYERVEKPNLIVIKKNGSRELFDRVKLAHAVRQSVGKFLKSDEEVESIITAVEDKLYALGASEVPSRQIGEFVLDELAKRNEVAYVRFASVFQKFETLDDFVKILEQRRQKGQE, from the coding sequence ATGAGCGGATTTAACATTGGTGATAGCCGCGTGATCGAGTCGCGAGAGGTTTCTGATGGCGTGGCGATTCGCCGCCGCCGCGAGACGCCGGATGGACGGCGTTTCACTACGTATGAACGAGTAGAAAAGCCAAACCTCATTGTGATCAAGAAAAATGGTAGTCGTGAACTATTTGATCGAGTCAAGCTCGCGCATGCGGTGCGCCAGTCGGTCGGCAAATTCCTTAAATCCGACGAGGAAGTCGAGTCGATTATCACGGCGGTTGAAGATAAGTTGTATGCCCTGGGCGCTTCAGAAGTGCCGTCGCGGCAGATCGGCGAGTTTGTACTGGATGAATTAGCGAAGCGTAACGAGGTGGCGTATGTACGTTTTGCCAGCGTGTTTCAGAAGTTTGAAACGCTGGATGATTTCGTCAAGATATTGGAACAGCGTCGCCAGAAAGGACAAGAATAA
- a CDS encoding vitamin K epoxide reductase: MFDMLRKWLSNKDSKRRQFAALALLLGSGLGLLASFVLSIEALTLAKNSHAALNCDLNSVISCSAVANHWSATLLGFPNSFIGMMTLPVMVTIAVALLAGTKFPKWFMWGAQLGAVAGLLFAGWMFYMSYVEIGALCPWCLTLDAGMLLVCYGLTRYNVVTRMVGGRRMRKFVDRGFDTFLLALVTVVIVVVILATFGRELFA; encoded by the coding sequence ATGTTTGACATGCTGCGTAAGTGGCTCTCGAACAAAGATTCAAAACGCCGGCAGTTCGCAGCATTAGCGCTGCTGCTCGGCAGCGGTTTGGGTTTGTTGGCCTCGTTTGTACTGTCGATCGAGGCGCTGACGCTTGCTAAAAATTCGCATGCTGCATTGAACTGCGACTTGAATTCGGTGATAAGCTGTTCGGCGGTGGCAAACCATTGGTCGGCGACACTACTCGGCTTTCCTAATAGTTTTATTGGTATGATGACGCTGCCGGTGATGGTGACAATTGCGGTGGCGCTGCTAGCGGGCACGAAGTTTCCGAAGTGGTTTATGTGGGGCGCGCAGCTTGGCGCGGTGGCGGGCCTTCTGTTTGCTGGTTGGATGTTTTATATGAGTTATGTTGAGATTGGTGCGTTGTGTCCGTGGTGTTTGACGCTGGATGCGGGTATGCTGCTGGTCTGTTACGGACTGACGAGATATAATGTGGTGACTAGGATGGTTGGCGGTAGGCGTATGAGAAAATTTGTCGACCGGGGATTTGACACGTTCCTGTTGGCGCTAGTGACCGTTGTGATCGTTGTTGTTATTTTAGCAACATTTGGGCGTGAGCTATTTGCATAA